One Ricinus communis isolate WT05 ecotype wild-type chromosome 1, ASM1957865v1, whole genome shotgun sequence DNA window includes the following coding sequences:
- the LOC8281811 gene encoding ribonuclease 3, producing the protein MKQNFSILFKLLTIQCLSVVCLCQDFDFFYFVQQWPGSYCDTRHSCCYPKTGKPAADFGIHGLWPNYKDGGYPSNCNPDSEYDKSQISDLTSSLQKDWPTLSCPSGDGNKFWSHEWIKHGTCSESELDQHDYFEAALKLKEKVNLLQALKDAGIKPDDEFYELSSIEEAIKEATGYTPGIECNVDGSRNSQLFQVYLCVDTSGSEIIECPVLPRGRCASRVQFPKF; encoded by the exons ATGAAACAGAACTTTTCAATCCTTTTCAAGCTTTTGACAATACAATGTCTTTCAGTTGTTTGCCTTTGTCAAGATTTTGATTTCTTCTACTTCGTCCAACAG TGGCCAGGATCATACTGCGACACAAGGCACAGTTGCTGCTATCCAAAGACAGGGAAACCTGCAGCAGATTTTGGGATTCATGGGCTTTGGCCAAATTATAAGGATGGAGGCTACCCATCAAACTGTAATCCTGACAGTGAATATGATAAATCTCAG ATCTCAGACTTGACAAGCAGTCTGCAAAAGGATTGGCCAACACTATCATGCCCCAGCGGGGATGGTAACAAGTTCTGGTCACATGAATGGATAAAGCACGGAACCTGCTCCGAATCTGAACTCGACCAGCACGATTACTTCGAAGCAGCATTGAAGCTGAAGGAGAAAGTAAACCTGCTCCAAGCTCTCAAGGATGCAG GAATCAAACCAGACGATGAATTTTATGAACTAAGCAGCATCGAAGAAGCCATTAAAGAAGCAACTGGATATACTCCAGGCATAGAATGTAATGTGGATGGATCAAGAAATAGCCAGCTCTTCCAAGTTTATCTGTGTGTGGACACTTCTGGGTCGGAGATCATTGAATGCCCAGTGCTACCAAGGGGGAGATGCGCGTCTCGAGTCCAATTTCCTAAGTTTTAG
- the LOC8281810 gene encoding extracellular ribonuclease LE, translating into MRTHNSFLFMLLVVLYLSVLCASQDFDFFYFVQQWPGSYCDTKQSCCYPTTGKPAADFGIHGLWPNYDDGSYPSNCDSNNPFNQKKISDLTSSMQKNWPTLACPSGNGVTFWTHEWEKHGTCSESILDQHGYFKAALDLKKQINLLQVLQSADIVPNGGTYSLSSIKSAIQESIGYTPWIECNSDASGNSQLYQIYLCVDTSGSNLIECPVFPHGKCGSQIEFPSF; encoded by the exons atgagaaccCACAATTCATTCTTGTTCATGCTTTTAGTTGTACTCTACTTATCAGTCCTTTGTGCATCCCAAGACTTTGATTTCTTCTACTTTGTTCAACAG TGGCCAGGATCATACTGTGACACAAAGCAAAGTTGCTGCTATCCAACTACTGGAAAACCAGCAGCTGATTTTGGCATTCATGGACTTTGGCCTAATTACGATGATGGCTCTTACCCATCAAATTGTGATTCTAATAACCCCTTTAATCAAAAGAAG ATTTCAGACCTAACCAGCAGTATGCAAAAGAATTGGCCAACCCTGGCTTGCCCAAGCGGCAATGGAGTTACCTTTTGGACGCATGAATGGGAAAAACATGGTACTTGCTCCGAGTCAATCCTTGATCAACATGGCTACTTCAAGGCAGCTCTTGACTTAAAGAAGCAAATAAACCTCCTCCAGGTCCTTCAGAGTGCAG ATATAGTTCCAAATGGGGGAACATACAGCTTGAGCAGCATTAAGAGTGCAATTCAAGAATCAATAGGCTATACACCATGGATCGAGTGCAATTCTGATGCATCAGGAAACAGCCAGCTTTACCAAATTTACTTATGTGTAGACACTTCTGGATCAAACCTTATTGAATGTCCAGTGTTCCCACATGGAAAATGTGGCTCACAAATTGAGTTTCCTTCCTTTTAA